A genomic window from Tolypothrix sp. PCC 7910 includes:
- the xseB gene encoding exodeoxyribonuclease VII small subunit: MIKRKNPANSDDFTAWNYEAKVAEIEQIITRIETGDLELEAVFAQFTTAVENLRQCENFLQQRQQQVDLLIETLNDE; encoded by the coding sequence ATGATTAAACGTAAGAACCCTGCTAATTCTGATGACTTCACAGCTTGGAATTATGAGGCTAAGGTGGCTGAAATCGAACAAATTATTACTCGCATTGAGACAGGAGATTTGGAATTAGAAGCAGTATTTGCACAATTTACAACTGCTGTCGAGAATTTGCGTCAATGTGAGAATTTTTTGCAGCAGCGACAGCAGCAAGTAGATTTGTTAATTGAAACCTTGAACGATGAGTAA
- the crtB gene encoding 15-cis-phytoene synthase CrtB yields the protein MLQLPDSPPRMKTLVSVDDSYKLCRQLIAKYSATFYLSTLLLSKEKRPAVWAIYAWCRRTDELVDGPASAMTTPETLDLWEKQLESIFAGNPVENFDVALVDTVKRFPMDIQPFRDMIAGQRMDLYRSRYETFEELYLYCYRVAGTVGLMSTAIMGLDDTRNTAPWSRTQQPYSPIKEEIALGIAKQLTNILRDVGEDARRGRIYLPLEDLARFGYTEQDLFKGVVDDRWRSLMQFQISRAREFYSKAEKGISYLSADARWPVWAALMHYSQILNFIERNDYNVFTQRAYVPQWKKLRTLPLAWMRSQVL from the coding sequence ATGCTGCAACTGCCTGATTCACCCCCGCGCATGAAAACGCTGGTCTCTGTAGACGATTCCTACAAACTTTGTCGGCAACTTATAGCCAAGTATTCCGCGACTTTTTACCTGAGCACTTTGCTCCTGAGCAAAGAAAAGCGTCCCGCTGTTTGGGCAATTTATGCTTGGTGTCGCCGTACAGATGAACTGGTAGATGGCCCTGCATCTGCTATGACTACGCCAGAAACCCTAGATCTATGGGAGAAGCAGCTGGAATCCATTTTCGCTGGCAACCCAGTAGAAAATTTTGATGTAGCTTTAGTGGATACCGTCAAACGCTTTCCTATGGACATTCAACCCTTTCGGGACATGATTGCCGGTCAGCGCATGGACTTATATCGCAGCCGCTATGAAACGTTTGAGGAATTATACCTCTACTGTTACCGCGTTGCTGGCACTGTCGGTTTGATGTCCACGGCAATTATGGGGTTGGATGATACCAGAAATACAGCACCGTGGAGCCGTACACAACAGCCCTATAGTCCCATCAAAGAAGAAATTGCTTTGGGGATTGCTAAGCAACTTACCAATATCTTGCGAGATGTTGGTGAAGATGCCAGGCGAGGGCGAATTTATCTTCCTTTAGAAGATTTGGCGCGATTTGGCTACACCGAACAAGATTTATTTAAAGGTGTAGTAGATGATCGCTGGCGTTCCTTAATGCAGTTCCAAATTTCCCGGGCAAGAGAATTCTACAGCAAGGCAGAAAAGGGAATTTCCTATCTATCTGCTGATGCCCGTTGGCCTGTTTGGGCAGCGTTGATGCATTACAGTCAAATTTTAAACTTCATCGAACGCAACGATTATAATGTCTTCACTCAGCGCGCCTACGTCCCCCAGTGGAAAAAATTGCGAACCTTGCCACTGGCTTGGATGCGATCGCAAGTTCTCTAA
- a CDS encoding class I SAM-dependent methyltransferase, whose product MLLPLVYKKIYQLCSQLPDLDIIEVGGAAGTGSIAIGWAIRDTQKKSKLIVVEKCQGGTRTDVGGYAENLKLIQKHFENFGVREQVRLFPQELTFDNGQEAIALINTPKIAAFIHDADGRIDRDFYLFWPLLQPGGLIIVDDYANEAKFQAISARHPQGGAKSLITYRLLNQIIEWGLFKTTYKVGKTIFGIKPPYADFSRFNLETCRKIIAEVNNERSNYLAQRELVLASR is encoded by the coding sequence ATGTTATTGCCACTTGTATATAAAAAGATTTACCAGCTTTGTTCGCAACTACCCGACCTCGATATTATTGAAGTTGGTGGTGCAGCAGGTACAGGCAGTATTGCTATTGGCTGGGCAATAAGAGATACGCAAAAAAAATCTAAATTAATTGTAGTTGAGAAGTGTCAAGGCGGTACTCGTACCGATGTTGGTGGCTATGCTGAAAATCTGAAATTAATTCAAAAACATTTTGAAAATTTTGGCGTACGCGAGCAAGTACGTCTCTTTCCGCAAGAACTTACTTTTGACAATGGACAAGAAGCGATCGCATTAATTAATACCCCTAAAATTGCTGCCTTCATACATGATGCAGATGGACGCATTGACAGGGATTTTTATTTATTTTGGCCTCTGCTGCAACCTGGTGGATTGATTATTGTCGATGACTACGCTAATGAAGCCAAATTTCAGGCGATTAGCGCTCGTCATCCCCAAGGAGGTGCTAAATCACTAATCACTTATCGTCTCCTAAATCAAATAATTGAATGGGGACTTTTTAAAACTACTTATAAAGTTGGGAAAACCATTTTTGGTATTAAGCCACCTTATGCCGATTTCAGCCGCTTTAACCTAGAAACTTGCCGAAAGATTATTGCGGAAGTTAACAACGAGCGCAGCAATTATTTAGCTCAGCGTGAATTAGTTTTAGCTAGCAGATAA
- a CDS encoding septal ring lytic transglycosylase RlpA family protein, with protein MLFFEFLWITSTISSFFSLSEKLPANLTPKVLPAKVSNNLGKFVSKHRPLFVVPKQPGKVWSTTLLPTRFLRIDWHNNDNKTNLEQSQNSPRQTVKKSKKELCSAGQEVAPQQPVFRTSSGWKSGTIINSSSANQDFFTQKILRSLQDFFRFTSPLEQNFMSAASPVVVVHRDRNNYEVWVNNRLVATLPTEAAAKSMQQRLTNLAKLPNLDANQLRPALVDGIPALMAGNRFLWGIEKQISERFHKTGELLAIEWINNLRSAFKAPTLTLVEGQKEMYGVSPSSRKLSGLASWYGGYFHGRLTANGEIYNQDELTVAHKSLPFNTYLQVKNLQTGKAVIVRVNDRGPYIEPRSLDLSRIAARCLGSEIAGVVPYEAVILQSNQPKMTLKASTLTKAKPKPVRQLALVSEF; from the coding sequence ATGCTATTTTTTGAATTTCTTTGGATAACATCCACGATTAGTTCTTTTTTCTCGTTAAGTGAAAAATTGCCAGCAAATTTAACACCAAAAGTATTACCAGCGAAAGTGTCCAACAATCTGGGTAAATTTGTAAGTAAGCATCGCCCATTGTTTGTGGTTCCCAAGCAGCCAGGAAAAGTTTGGAGCACAACGTTGCTACCTACAAGGTTTCTAAGAATTGATTGGCACAATAATGACAACAAAACCAACCTAGAACAATCACAAAATTCTCCAAGACAAACAGTTAAAAAAAGTAAAAAAGAGCTTTGTAGTGCTGGGCAAGAGGTAGCACCACAACAACCTGTTTTTAGAACATCTAGCGGTTGGAAATCTGGAACTATCATCAATTCAAGTTCTGCCAATCAAGATTTTTTCACTCAGAAAATCCTGCGATCGCTGCAAGATTTTTTCCGCTTTACTAGTCCTTTAGAGCAGAATTTTATGTCTGCTGCCTCACCTGTAGTAGTCGTCCATCGAGACCGAAATAACTATGAAGTGTGGGTAAATAACCGTTTAGTTGCTACTTTACCTACGGAAGCAGCCGCTAAGTCAATGCAACAACGCTTGACTAACCTAGCAAAGTTACCCAACTTAGACGCTAATCAATTACGACCCGCTTTAGTTGATGGAATACCTGCCCTAATGGCAGGTAATCGCTTTTTATGGGGAATTGAAAAACAAATTTCCGAGAGATTCCATAAGACTGGTGAATTGTTAGCGATTGAGTGGATTAACAATCTCCGTTCAGCTTTTAAAGCACCAACATTGACCCTCGTGGAGGGGCAAAAAGAGATGTATGGGGTCAGTCCTTCTAGCAGAAAACTATCCGGGTTAGCTTCTTGGTATGGAGGCTATTTTCATGGTCGTTTAACAGCGAACGGCGAGATATACAACCAAGACGAATTGACAGTAGCCCATAAATCTCTGCCATTTAATACTTATTTGCAGGTGAAAAATCTCCAAACGGGAAAAGCTGTGATTGTCCGAGTCAACGATCGCGGCCCTTATATTGAACCCAGAAGCTTAGACCTATCAAGGATAGCAGCCCGTTGTCTTGGTAGTGAAATAGCTGGAGTCGTACCCTATGAAGCGGTAATTTTGCAAAGTAATCAACCCAAAATGACCTTGAAAGCTTCTACTCTCACCAAAGCAAAACCCAAGCCTGTGAGACAACTTGCATTAGTCTCGGAATTCTGA
- the nagZ gene encoding beta-N-acetylhexosaminidase, producing the protein MSVTQHLQGFGHHLILGVSGTTLSDDDKRALSELKPVGVIFFAKNFLDSAAYEIWLQSYRELIDQIRQYAERDSMFITLDHEGGRVVRTPLPITRFPYASLLQSRSRQVAKATAVELQSLGINISWAPVADIYSHPQNPVIGPRAFGTTPETAASGAREYFLGLQESRILGCAKHFPGHGDTSKDSHLELPVLDLTIEDLRNRELIPFKTLIEEQVPLVMTAHILFPKIDPDVPATLSQRILQGILRKELGFKGVVVSDDLDMKAVSDMFVQKGTVAKAVNAGCDMFIVSRNINSSSLERTYYIAQDFADSLNNGSLDQAVVAAAKDRIEKLLAIAPQYLVHTLDKDTLKQHAELAIACSFQEVG; encoded by the coding sequence ATGTCAGTAACGCAGCATCTCCAGGGCTTTGGGCATCATTTAATTCTCGGTGTCTCCGGAACGACATTAAGCGATGACGATAAACGTGCACTTAGTGAATTAAAACCTGTTGGGGTAATATTTTTTGCTAAGAACTTTCTAGATAGCGCTGCTTATGAAATTTGGTTGCAAAGCTATAGAGAGTTAATCGACCAAATTAGGCAATACGCCGAACGTGATTCTATGTTTATTACCTTAGATCATGAAGGCGGTCGGGTTGTGCGTACACCTTTACCAATTACCCGATTTCCCTATGCTTCGCTATTACAATCGCGATCGCGTCAAGTAGCTAAAGCCACCGCCGTAGAACTCCAATCCTTGGGAATCAATATATCCTGGGCACCTGTAGCAGATATTTATTCCCATCCCCAAAATCCTGTGATTGGCCCTCGCGCCTTTGGTACAACTCCCGAAACTGCTGCTAGCGGTGCGCGGGAATACTTCCTGGGACTGCAAGAATCAAGGATTCTTGGTTGTGCTAAACATTTCCCCGGTCATGGAGATACCAGCAAAGATTCTCACTTGGAGTTACCAGTACTCGATTTAACAATAGAAGACCTGCGAAATCGCGAACTCATACCTTTCAAAACTCTGATTGAGGAACAGGTACCTCTAGTTATGACAGCCCATATCCTGTTCCCGAAAATAGACCCGGATGTACCAGCAACACTTTCGCAACGCATTCTTCAAGGCATACTCAGAAAAGAACTAGGTTTCAAAGGCGTAGTAGTGTCTGACGATTTAGATATGAAAGCCGTCTCAGATATGTTTGTGCAAAAGGGGACTGTAGCAAAAGCAGTAAATGCTGGCTGCGATATGTTTATTGTCTCCCGCAATATCAACTCATCATCTTTAGAACGTACCTATTACATCGCCCAGGATTTTGCTGACTCCCTGAATAACGGTAGCCTCGATCAAGCAGTAGTTGCAGCAGCTAAAGACAGAATCGAGAAATTACTAGCGATCGCACCCCAATATCTCGTCCATACTTTGGATAAAGATACACTCAAACAACACGCTGAATTAGCGATCGCTTGTTCATTCCAAGAAGTTGGATGA
- a CDS encoding aldehyde dehydrogenase family protein — translation MTTALSCRNYINGEWLSALGEATLESRNPADKNEVVATFPRSVADDVSQAVAAARQAYHSWRQVPAPARAEYIFRVGEILLQHKEELAQLISREMGKPLTEARGDVQEGIDCAFYSAGEGRRLFGQTTPSEMPNKFAMTVRMPIGVCALITPWNFPIAIPCWKAMPALVCGNTVILKPAEDTPACATKLVEIFAAAGLPPGVINLVHGVGEEAGKALVEHPDVDLVSFTGSSETGAFVGATCGRTHKRVCLEMGGKNAQVVMEDADLELALDGAVWGAFGTAGQRCTATSRLILHRDIKEKFTAMLYERTSKLRLGAGTDPDIDIGPLINESQLQRVSKYLDIAREEGAKVLIGGEIASEGQLKNGNFFKPTILDNITPEMRVAREEIFGPVVALIEVSSFEDAIAVLNDTNYGLSSSVYTRDINRAFTAMRDIEAGITYINGPTIGAEVHLPFGGVKQTGNGHREAGTTALDVFTEWKSVYIDFSGNLQRAQIDNRS, via the coding sequence ATGACTACTGCCTTAAGTTGCCGCAATTACATCAACGGTGAATGGTTGAGTGCTTTAGGGGAAGCTACTTTAGAAAGTCGCAACCCTGCTGATAAAAATGAAGTTGTTGCTACCTTCCCCCGTTCCGTAGCAGATGATGTTAGTCAAGCAGTAGCCGCAGCCCGCCAAGCTTACCACAGTTGGCGACAAGTCCCAGCCCCAGCTAGAGCCGAATATATTTTTCGCGTCGGAGAAATATTACTTCAGCACAAAGAAGAACTGGCTCAGTTAATTAGCCGCGAAATGGGTAAACCCTTAACTGAAGCCAGAGGTGATGTGCAAGAAGGTATTGACTGCGCCTTTTACAGTGCTGGCGAAGGGCGGCGATTATTCGGGCAAACTACACCTTCAGAAATGCCCAATAAATTTGCCATGACGGTGAGAATGCCAATAGGAGTATGTGCTTTAATTACTCCTTGGAATTTTCCCATAGCGATTCCCTGCTGGAAAGCTATGCCAGCATTGGTATGTGGTAATACCGTTATCCTCAAACCTGCGGAAGATACCCCCGCCTGTGCAACTAAATTAGTTGAGATTTTTGCCGCCGCAGGTTTACCACCAGGAGTCATTAACCTAGTGCATGGTGTAGGAGAAGAAGCCGGCAAAGCTTTAGTCGAGCATCCTGATGTGGATTTAGTATCTTTTACTGGTTCTTCCGAAACAGGCGCATTTGTGGGCGCGACTTGTGGACGTACTCACAAGCGCGTTTGCTTGGAAATGGGTGGTAAAAACGCTCAAGTTGTCATGGAAGATGCTGATTTGGAACTGGCGCTAGATGGTGCTGTTTGGGGAGCCTTTGGGACTGCGGGGCAACGATGTACAGCTACTAGCCGTTTAATATTGCATCGCGATATCAAAGAAAAATTTACTGCCATGCTTTACGAGCGTACCAGCAAATTACGCTTAGGGGCTGGAACCGATCCTGATATAGATATCGGTCCTTTAATTAATGAATCGCAACTGCAACGAGTCAGCAAATATTTAGATATTGCCCGTGAGGAAGGAGCAAAAGTATTAATTGGCGGAGAAATTGCCAGCGAGGGGCAATTAAAAAATGGTAACTTCTTTAAACCAACAATTTTGGATAATATTACACCAGAAATGCGGGTTGCTCGCGAAGAGATATTCGGGCCAGTAGTCGCATTAATTGAGGTTAGCTCTTTTGAAGATGCGATCGCAGTCCTCAACGATACCAATTACGGTCTATCTTCCTCAGTCTATACCCGCGACATTAACCGCGCTTTTACAGCTATGCGCGACATTGAGGCAGGTATCACTTATATCAATGGCCCGACTATTGGTGCTGAAGTACACTTACCTTTTGGTGGTGTCAAACAAACAGGTAACGGTCATAGAGAAGCTGGCACTACAGCCTTAGATGTTTTTACTGAATGGAAAAGTGTTTATATTGACTTCTCGGGAAATCTACAACGCGCCCAAATAGACAACCGCAGTTAA
- a CDS encoding ABC transporter substrate-binding protein, with translation MPRISTALALSVATLAAGFLLGACSDTASNSNSTGNTQGTATPAANSTTTNNAKGLKIGSLLPSTGDLASIGQQMVGSVPLLVDTVNACGGVNGEPVTLVPVDDQTDPKAGAAGMTKLATLDKVAGVVGSFASSVSTAAISVATPNKVMLISPGSTSPVFTEKAQKGDYKGFWARTAPPDTYQALALAQLAKKKGFKRVSTVVINNDYGVGFEKAFVQTFEKLGGTVVNKDKPVRYDPKAQTFDTEAAAAFAGKPDAVLAVLYAETGSIFLKTAYQQGLTKGVQILLTDGVKSPTFPEQVGKASDGKYILTGAIGTVPGSDGKALDGFNKLWKEKKGGSPGEYAPQAWDAAALLALAAQAAKENTGVGIASKIREVSNGPGTEVTDVCEGLKLLKEGKKINYQGASGNVDVDANGDVVGVYDVWTVGDDGKITVIDKVNPK, from the coding sequence ATGCCAAGAATTAGTACAGCCTTAGCCCTGAGTGTAGCTACCTTAGCCGCTGGTTTCCTTTTGGGGGCTTGTAGTGATACTGCTAGCAACTCTAATAGTACAGGGAACACACAAGGTACTGCTACCCCAGCAGCCAATTCAACGACCACAAATAATGCCAAGGGGTTAAAAATCGGTTCTTTACTACCATCAACAGGCGATTTGGCATCTATCGGTCAACAGATGGTGGGTTCAGTTCCCTTGCTGGTGGATACAGTCAATGCTTGTGGTGGCGTAAACGGTGAACCAGTCACCTTAGTACCAGTAGATGATCAAACAGATCCGAAAGCAGGTGCAGCTGGTATGACCAAACTTGCAACCTTGGATAAGGTGGCTGGTGTAGTGGGCTCCTTCGCTAGTAGCGTTTCCACTGCGGCTATCTCAGTGGCGACACCGAATAAAGTGATGCTGATTTCCCCTGGTAGCACCAGTCCTGTGTTTACCGAAAAAGCTCAAAAAGGCGACTATAAAGGCTTTTGGGCACGCACTGCACCCCCAGATACTTACCAAGCACTAGCCTTGGCGCAACTTGCTAAGAAAAAAGGATTTAAGCGCGTTTCTACAGTCGTGATTAATAACGACTATGGTGTTGGTTTTGAAAAAGCATTTGTACAAACTTTTGAAAAATTAGGTGGAACAGTAGTTAATAAAGATAAACCTGTTCGTTACGATCCTAAAGCTCAGACCTTTGATACGGAAGCAGCTGCGGCTTTTGCTGGCAAACCAGATGCAGTATTAGCAGTACTCTATGCGGAGACAGGAAGTATATTTCTCAAAACTGCTTACCAGCAAGGCTTAACCAAAGGAGTGCAAATTCTGCTTACAGATGGCGTAAAGTCACCCACTTTCCCAGAGCAAGTAGGCAAAGCTAGTGATGGCAAATATATTTTAACTGGTGCGATCGGTACAGTTCCTGGTTCCGATGGTAAAGCATTAGACGGCTTTAACAAACTCTGGAAAGAGAAAAAAGGTGGTTCCCCGGGAGAATATGCACCTCAAGCTTGGGACGCAGCTGCATTGTTAGCATTAGCCGCACAAGCTGCTAAAGAAAATACAGGTGTTGGCATTGCTAGTAAAATTCGAGAAGTTTCTAATGGGCCGGGTACAGAAGTTACCGATGTTTGTGAGGGGCTAAAATTGCTCAAAGAAGGTAAAAAGATTAACTACCAAGGCGCTAGCGGTAACGTTGATGTTGATGCTAATGGCGATGTGGTTGGGGTTTACGATGTCTGGACTGTGGGGGATGATGGCAAAATCACCGTAATCGATAAAGTGAATCCTAAATAG
- the pds gene encoding 15-cis-phytoene desaturase, with amino-acid sequence MRVAIAGAGLAGLSCAKYLTDAGHTPIVLERRDVLGGKVAAWQDADGDWYETGLHIFFGAYPNILQLFKELGIEDRLQWKEHSMIFNQPEAPGTYSRFDFPDLPAPLNGIVAILGNNDMLTWPEKIRFGLGLLPAMVQGQKYVEEMDKYSWTEWLQKQNIPLRVEKEVFIAMSKALNFIGPDEISATILLTALNRFLQEKKGSTMAFLDGSPTERLCQPIVDYITERGGEVRLNAPLKEILLNPDGTVRGFLIRGLNGAEDEVLTADLYVSAMPVDPFKVMLPAPWKQMEFFQQLDGLEGVPVINLHLWFDRKLTEIDHLLFSRSPLLSVYADMSNTCRGYANPDRSMLELVLAPAKDWITKSDEEIVDATIAELEKLFPQHFGGDNPAKLLKYHVVKTPRSVYKATPGRQQHRPSQKTPIANFYLTGDYTMQRYLASMEGAVLSGKLTAQAISEAIPVATANNSQTLTRSPATNAATA; translated from the coding sequence ATGCGAGTAGCGATCGCGGGAGCGGGCCTAGCAGGACTTTCCTGCGCGAAATATCTCACAGACGCGGGTCACACCCCCATTGTCTTGGAACGCCGAGACGTATTGGGTGGAAAGGTGGCAGCGTGGCAAGATGCTGACGGAGACTGGTACGAAACAGGTCTGCACATATTTTTTGGGGCATACCCCAATATTTTGCAGCTATTCAAAGAACTGGGCATTGAAGACCGTTTGCAGTGGAAAGAACACTCGATGATCTTCAACCAACCTGAAGCCCCAGGAACATACAGCCGCTTTGATTTCCCAGATTTGCCAGCACCCTTAAATGGCATAGTGGCAATCTTGGGAAACAACGATATGCTCACCTGGCCAGAAAAAATTCGTTTTGGACTGGGTTTGTTACCAGCAATGGTGCAAGGGCAGAAGTACGTAGAAGAAATGGACAAATACTCCTGGACGGAATGGCTGCAAAAGCAAAACATTCCGTTACGAGTTGAAAAGGAAGTTTTTATTGCCATGTCTAAGGCATTGAACTTCATTGGGCCAGATGAAATTTCTGCTACTATCCTGCTAACAGCCCTCAATCGCTTCTTACAAGAAAAGAAAGGCTCAACCATGGCCTTTCTCGATGGTTCACCAACTGAGCGATTGTGTCAGCCGATAGTAGATTACATCACCGAACGGGGCGGGGAAGTGAGATTAAATGCCCCCCTCAAAGAAATTTTGCTTAACCCTGATGGTACCGTGAGGGGATTCTTGATTCGGGGGTTGAATGGAGCCGAAGATGAAGTGTTAACGGCTGATTTGTATGTATCTGCCATGCCCGTTGACCCCTTCAAGGTGATGCTGCCAGCACCGTGGAAGCAAATGGAGTTTTTCCAGCAGCTAGATGGGCTGGAAGGAGTGCCTGTAATTAACCTCCACTTATGGTTTGATCGCAAACTTACAGAAATTGACCACTTACTATTTTCGCGATCGCCCCTCCTCAGCGTTTATGCTGATATGAGCAACACCTGCCGTGGATATGCTAATCCCGATCGCTCAATGTTGGAATTGGTTCTAGCTCCAGCAAAAGATTGGATCACTAAATCCGATGAGGAAATTGTCGATGCCACCATTGCTGAACTAGAAAAACTCTTTCCCCAACACTTTGGCGGAGATAATCCAGCCAAGCTGCTGAAATATCATGTGGTGAAAACGCCGCGTTCAGTTTACAAAGCAACTCCAGGTCGTCAACAGCACCGTCCCTCGCAGAAAACTCCCATTGCCAACTTCTATTTGACAGGGGATTACACCATGCAACGCTATTTAGCCAGTATGGAAGGGGCCGTACTTTCTGGTAAGCTTACAGCGCAGGCGATCTCGGAAGCAATCCCGGTGGCAACTGCAAACAACTCGCAAACGCTCACCCGATCGCCCGCAACGAATGCTGCAACTGCCTGA
- the xseA gene encoding exodeoxyribonuclease VII large subunit encodes MTSDFANFLIPDTALSVAGLTDYIRLLLEQDHQLRQVWVTGEVSSANHHRSGLFFTLQDPDGTAGIKCVAWNSQLAKLAQIPIPGEQLIILGSLRVYPQRGEYQLSVWQALPAGAGLQALRYQQLKNRLLSEGLFDPERKRSLPSHPQIIAVITSPTAAAWGDIQRTLKQRYPGLQVLFSPATVQGEQAPESIVKAIERVERDGRAEVLILSRGGGSVEELACFNDERVVRSLANCSIPVITGIGHQRDESLADLVADVCVHTPTAAAEMVVPALAELYTQHRQRVEALHEAVLYSTQAAEHKLRVLQNRLQHLRLDRQVQQEKQRLTWKRQQLIQVTKRRSQQASQHLEMLRQKLVTLDPKAVLQRGYAVVRQENGAIARTARNLAVGDELLIQLAQGEVKVKVKEVKD; translated from the coding sequence ATGACTTCTGATTTTGCCAACTTTTTAATTCCTGATACTGCACTGTCGGTAGCTGGCTTAACTGACTACATCCGCTTGCTGTTGGAACAAGATCATCAACTGCGACAAGTTTGGGTGACAGGAGAGGTTTCCAGCGCTAATCACCATCGCAGTGGCTTATTTTTCACCTTACAAGATCCGGATGGTACAGCTGGAATTAAATGTGTGGCGTGGAATAGCCAATTGGCAAAACTGGCTCAAATACCTATTCCTGGTGAGCAATTAATTATTTTAGGTAGTCTCAGGGTTTATCCCCAAAGAGGAGAATATCAGCTATCTGTTTGGCAAGCTTTACCTGCTGGTGCAGGTTTACAGGCTTTGCGCTATCAACAGTTAAAAAACCGCTTGCTATCTGAGGGGTTGTTTGATCCCGAAAGAAAGCGATCGCTTCCTTCTCATCCCCAAATCATCGCCGTGATCACTTCACCAACGGCCGCGGCTTGGGGTGATATTCAAAGAACCTTGAAACAAAGGTATCCAGGGCTACAGGTTTTATTTTCTCCGGCGACAGTACAAGGTGAGCAAGCACCAGAATCCATAGTCAAAGCCATTGAACGCGTAGAACGAGATGGCCGCGCCGAAGTGCTAATTTTATCCCGGGGAGGCGGCTCAGTTGAGGAATTAGCTTGCTTTAATGATGAACGAGTCGTGCGATCGCTTGCTAATTGTTCTATACCAGTAATTACGGGTATTGGTCATCAACGAGATGAATCTTTAGCTGATTTAGTTGCAGATGTATGTGTACATACTCCCACCGCTGCGGCAGAAATGGTGGTACCAGCGCTGGCAGAATTGTACACTCAACATCGGCAACGAGTGGAGGCTTTACATGAGGCAGTACTTTACTCTACACAAGCTGCTGAACACAAGCTGCGAGTATTGCAAAATCGGCTGCAACATTTACGCTTAGATCGACAAGTGCAACAAGAAAAGCAAAGGCTAACTTGGAAGCGTCAGCAATTAATCCAAGTAACAAAAAGGCGATCGCAGCAAGCCAGCCAACATCTAGAAATGTTACGCCAAAAACTGGTGACTCTTGACCCAAAAGCAGTATTACAGCGTGGTTACGCCGTAGTCAGACAAGAAAATGGTGCGATCGCCCGAACTGCTAGGAACTTAGCTGTCGGGGATGAGTTATTGATTCAGTTGGCACAGGGAGAAGTTAAAGTGAAAGTGAAAGAAGTAAAAGATTAG